In the Pseudoliparis swirei isolate HS2019 ecotype Mariana Trench chromosome 19, NWPU_hadal_v1, whole genome shotgun sequence genome, one interval contains:
- the LOC130209698 gene encoding probable E3 SUMO-protein ligase RNF212 isoform X3 — protein sequence MKLFSHSPHFGVTVTVRDPNYEVLMSKRYGKFSKFTFTAHASGQHYLCFQTNSTRFAVFSGERLKLHLDVQMGEHPIDPKTDETKNNMEVLENSLRHLVDQMMYITRQQEYQREKEEVFRQISEETNGLQMSYWVCCNSCFLSPSADRKLAVTTCGHVICSVCYGKGKPGKCLICSAKCQVTPLSDKSSSEVKALFSDINSVATKHIAEISKVILFQTRHQKRLLTYYQKRNENFEEVLVKMKQEMQQMAKKLNEQSAYISQLESSLQHQSAKASSVPQMSHSSYNLHGQKSVLQIPYQSPMSLSRRSSTTNIHLAGSETERLRIQRRAQPTETNRTDEACSRVSRSTENTDVDERSLFRKPNTVPRLSLISPPQDGRMGTVPHRPPNHNMLANRSARSATVSRFQGSPMTQDMSYGQSSGWKSPFFQPLSFRHNMSSMVSPPPNQTHT from the exons ATGAAGCTGTTCTCCCACTCTCCCCACTTCGGCGTCACTGTGACAGTCAGAGACCCGAACTATGAG GTTCTGATGTCCAAACGCTACGGTAAATTTAGTAAATTCACCTTCACAGCTCACGCCTCTGGTCAGCACTACCTCTGCTTCCAGACCAACTCCACAAGGTTTGCTGTCTTCTCTGGAGAGAGGCTG AAGCTACATTTGGACGTTCAGATGGGAGAGCACCCGATTGACCCCAAAACTGACGAGACCAAAAACAACATGGAGGTTTTGGAAAACAGCCTCAGACACCTCGTGGATCAGATGATGTACATCACCAGGCAACAGGAGTACCAGAGG gagaaagaggaggtgtTTCGTCAGATCAGTGAAGAGACCAACG GTCTCCAAATGTCTTACTGGGTCTGCTGCAACTCCTGCTTCCTGTCCCCCAGCGCGGACAGAAAGCTGGCGGTCACCACCTGTGGCCATGTCATCTGCAGTGTCTGTTACGGGAAAG GCAAACCAGGCAAGTGTTTAATATGCAGTGCCAAATGCCAAGTGACGCCTCTGTCTGACAAA AGCAGTTCAGAGGTGAAGGCTCTGTTCTCCGACATCAACTCTGTGGCGACCAAACACATCGCGGAAATCAGCAAA gtTATATTGTTTCAGACAAGACATCAAAAGAGACTGTTGACATACTACCAGAAAAGG AATGAGAATTTCGAAGAGGTGTTAGTCAAGATGAAGCAAGAAATGCAGCAGATGGCAAA GAAGCTGAATGAACAGAGCGCTTACATCTCTCAGCTGGAAAGCTCTCTTCAGCATCAGAG TGCCAAAGCTTCATCGGTGCCTCAGATGAGCCACAGTTCCTACAATCTTCATGGACAAAAATCAG TCCTACAGATCCCGTATCAGTCCCCCATGTCCCTCTCGAGACGCTCCTCGACGACTAATAT TCATCTGGCTGGTTCTGAAACAGAAAGGCTCAGAATCCAGCGCAGAGCTCAGCCAACTGAAACCAACAGGACTGATGAGGCGTGCTCTCGTGTCTCTCGCAGCACTGAAAACACGGACGTGGATGAAAGGAGTCTGTTCAGAAAA CCTAACACGGTCCCCCGACTGTCATTAATCAGTCCTCCACAAGATGGACGAATGG GCACCGTCCCTCACAGGCCGCCCAACCACAACATGTTGGCCAACCGCTCGGCTCGCTCGGCCACAGTCAG tcGTTTTCAAGGATCTCCGATGACCCAGGATATGTCATACGGCCAGAGTTCTGGATGGAAGTCTCCCTTCTTCCAACCTCTCTCCTTCAGACACAACATGTCCTCCATGGTCAGCCCCCCTcccaaccaaacacacacatga
- the LOC130209698 gene encoding probable E3 SUMO-protein ligase RNF212 isoform X2, with protein MSLRGVGFVLQCYLMLAAAMYFDLGEQEEKCIIEEIPEDTLVTGHFLLEPWDMKLFSHSPHFGVTVTVRDPNYEVLMSKRYGKFSKFTFTAHASGQHYLCFQTNSTRFAVFSGERLKLHLDVQMGEHPIDPKTDETKNNMEVLENSLRHLVDQMMYITRQQEYQREKEEVFRQISEETNGLQMSYWVCCNSCFLSPSADRKLAVTTCGHVICSVCYGKGKPGKCLICSAKCQVTPLSDKSSSEVKALFSDINSVATKHIAEISKVILFQTRHQKRLLTYYQKRNENFEEVLVKMKQEMQQMAKKLNEQSAYISQLESSLQHQSAKASSVPQMSHSSYNLHGQKSVLQIPYQSPMSLSRRSSTTNITENTDVDERSLFRKPNTVPRLSLISPPQDGRMGTVPHRPPNHNMLANRSARSATVSRFQGSPMTQDMSYGQSSGWKSPFFQPLSFRHNMSSMVSPPPNQTHT; from the exons ATGAGTTTGCGAGGCGTTGGCTTCGTCCTCCAGTGTTACCTGATGTTGGCAGCAGCCATGTATTTTGATCtcggagagcaggaggaaaagtGCATCATCGAGGAGATTCCTGAAGACACGCTGGTCACCG GTCATTTCTTGTTGGAGCCTTGGGACATGAAGCTGTTCTCCCACTCTCCCCACTTCGGCGTCACTGTGACAGTCAGAGACCCGAACTATGAG GTTCTGATGTCCAAACGCTACGGTAAATTTAGTAAATTCACCTTCACAGCTCACGCCTCTGGTCAGCACTACCTCTGCTTCCAGACCAACTCCACAAGGTTTGCTGTCTTCTCTGGAGAGAGGCTG AAGCTACATTTGGACGTTCAGATGGGAGAGCACCCGATTGACCCCAAAACTGACGAGACCAAAAACAACATGGAGGTTTTGGAAAACAGCCTCAGACACCTCGTGGATCAGATGATGTACATCACCAGGCAACAGGAGTACCAGAGG gagaaagaggaggtgtTTCGTCAGATCAGTGAAGAGACCAACG GTCTCCAAATGTCTTACTGGGTCTGCTGCAACTCCTGCTTCCTGTCCCCCAGCGCGGACAGAAAGCTGGCGGTCACCACCTGTGGCCATGTCATCTGCAGTGTCTGTTACGGGAAAG GCAAACCAGGCAAGTGTTTAATATGCAGTGCCAAATGCCAAGTGACGCCTCTGTCTGACAAA AGCAGTTCAGAGGTGAAGGCTCTGTTCTCCGACATCAACTCTGTGGCGACCAAACACATCGCGGAAATCAGCAAA gtTATATTGTTTCAGACAAGACATCAAAAGAGACTGTTGACATACTACCAGAAAAGG AATGAGAATTTCGAAGAGGTGTTAGTCAAGATGAAGCAAGAAATGCAGCAGATGGCAAA GAAGCTGAATGAACAGAGCGCTTACATCTCTCAGCTGGAAAGCTCTCTTCAGCATCAGAG TGCCAAAGCTTCATCGGTGCCTCAGATGAGCCACAGTTCCTACAATCTTCATGGACAAAAATCAG TCCTACAGATCCCGTATCAGTCCCCCATGTCCCTCTCGAGACGCTCCTCGACGACTAATAT CACTGAAAACACGGACGTGGATGAAAGGAGTCTGTTCAGAAAA CCTAACACGGTCCCCCGACTGTCATTAATCAGTCCTCCACAAGATGGACGAATGG GCACCGTCCCTCACAGGCCGCCCAACCACAACATGTTGGCCAACCGCTCGGCTCGCTCGGCCACAGTCAG tcGTTTTCAAGGATCTCCGATGACCCAGGATATGTCATACGGCCAGAGTTCTGGATGGAAGTCTCCCTTCTTCCAACCTCTCTCCTTCAGACACAACATGTCCTCCATGGTCAGCCCCCCTcccaaccaaacacacacatga
- the LOC130209698 gene encoding uncharacterized protein LOC130209698 isoform X1: MSLRGVGFVLQCYLMLAAAMYFDLGEQEEKCIIEEIPEDTLVTGHFLLEPWDMKLFSHSPHFGVTVTVRDPNYEVLMSKRYGKFSKFTFTAHASGQHYLCFQTNSTRFAVFSGERLKLHLDVQMGEHPIDPKTDETKNNMEVLENSLRHLVDQMMYITRQQEYQREKEEVFRQISEETNGLQMSYWVCCNSCFLSPSADRKLAVTTCGHVICSVCYGKGKPGKCLICSAKCQVTPLSDKSSSEVKALFSDINSVATKHIAEISKVILFQTRHQKRLLTYYQKRNENFEEVLVKMKQEMQQMAKKLNEQSAYISQLESSLQHQSAKASSVPQMSHSSYNLHGQKSVLQIPYQSPMSLSRRSSTTNIHLAGSETERLRIQRRAQPTETNRTDEACSRVSRSTENTDVDERSLFRKPNTVPRLSLISPPQDGRMGTVPHRPPNHNMLANRSARSATVSRFQGSPMTQDMSYGQSSGWKSPFFQPLSFRHNMSSMVSPPPNQTHT; the protein is encoded by the exons ATGAGTTTGCGAGGCGTTGGCTTCGTCCTCCAGTGTTACCTGATGTTGGCAGCAGCCATGTATTTTGATCtcggagagcaggaggaaaagtGCATCATCGAGGAGATTCCTGAAGACACGCTGGTCACCG GTCATTTCTTGTTGGAGCCTTGGGACATGAAGCTGTTCTCCCACTCTCCCCACTTCGGCGTCACTGTGACAGTCAGAGACCCGAACTATGAG GTTCTGATGTCCAAACGCTACGGTAAATTTAGTAAATTCACCTTCACAGCTCACGCCTCTGGTCAGCACTACCTCTGCTTCCAGACCAACTCCACAAGGTTTGCTGTCTTCTCTGGAGAGAGGCTG AAGCTACATTTGGACGTTCAGATGGGAGAGCACCCGATTGACCCCAAAACTGACGAGACCAAAAACAACATGGAGGTTTTGGAAAACAGCCTCAGACACCTCGTGGATCAGATGATGTACATCACCAGGCAACAGGAGTACCAGAGG gagaaagaggaggtgtTTCGTCAGATCAGTGAAGAGACCAACG GTCTCCAAATGTCTTACTGGGTCTGCTGCAACTCCTGCTTCCTGTCCCCCAGCGCGGACAGAAAGCTGGCGGTCACCACCTGTGGCCATGTCATCTGCAGTGTCTGTTACGGGAAAG GCAAACCAGGCAAGTGTTTAATATGCAGTGCCAAATGCCAAGTGACGCCTCTGTCTGACAAA AGCAGTTCAGAGGTGAAGGCTCTGTTCTCCGACATCAACTCTGTGGCGACCAAACACATCGCGGAAATCAGCAAA gtTATATTGTTTCAGACAAGACATCAAAAGAGACTGTTGACATACTACCAGAAAAGG AATGAGAATTTCGAAGAGGTGTTAGTCAAGATGAAGCAAGAAATGCAGCAGATGGCAAA GAAGCTGAATGAACAGAGCGCTTACATCTCTCAGCTGGAAAGCTCTCTTCAGCATCAGAG TGCCAAAGCTTCATCGGTGCCTCAGATGAGCCACAGTTCCTACAATCTTCATGGACAAAAATCAG TCCTACAGATCCCGTATCAGTCCCCCATGTCCCTCTCGAGACGCTCCTCGACGACTAATAT TCATCTGGCTGGTTCTGAAACAGAAAGGCTCAGAATCCAGCGCAGAGCTCAGCCAACTGAAACCAACAGGACTGATGAGGCGTGCTCTCGTGTCTCTCGCAGCACTGAAAACACGGACGTGGATGAAAGGAGTCTGTTCAGAAAA CCTAACACGGTCCCCCGACTGTCATTAATCAGTCCTCCACAAGATGGACGAATGG GCACCGTCCCTCACAGGCCGCCCAACCACAACATGTTGGCCAACCGCTCGGCTCGCTCGGCCACAGTCAG tcGTTTTCAAGGATCTCCGATGACCCAGGATATGTCATACGGCCAGAGTTCTGGATGGAAGTCTCCCTTCTTCCAACCTCTCTCCTTCAGACACAACATGTCCTCCATGGTCAGCCCCCCTcccaaccaaacacacacatga
- the spon2b gene encoding spondin-2b yields MDTSRNILSISGALYHLIVMTLTLGQGARSMPVPTDGPMCTASETAHYKLTFFGKWTRAAFPKQYPLYRPSAQWSNLIGVTHRSDYHMWQRNGFASNGVREFAEKGEAWTLMKEVEAAGERIQSVYGVLSAPAVVGGTGRTNAEFEVFAKHSYLSFIVRLVPSPDWFVGVESFDLCDGDHWKNDVLLELFPYDAGTDSGFTFSSPNFETMPQDKITQITASSPSHPANSFYYPRLKHLPPIAKVLLTKIRKTNQIISLPVDPSQSNQLLTGNEIEDTPINTPLDCEVSLWSPWGLCKSKCGDSGVQHRTRYVVMHPANNGFACPLLEEERKCLQDNCL; encoded by the exons ATGGACACCTCAAGGAACATCCTCTCCATCTCCGGAGCGCTCTACCACCTGATCGTCATGACGCTGACACTGGGCCAGGGCGCCCGTTCAATGCCCGTTCCCACTGACGGCCCCATGTGCACAGCCTCAGAAACAGCCCACTACAAGCTAACGTTTTTTGGCAAGTGGACCAGGGCCGCGTTCCCTAAACAGTATCCTCTCTACCGTCCCTCTGCACAGTGGTCAAACCTCATCG GTGTGACCCACCGCTCCGACTACCACATGTGGCAGCGTAATGGGTTTGCCAGCAACGGAGTGAGGGAGTTTGCAGAGAAAGGCGAGGCCTGGACGCTCATGAAGGAAGTCGAAGCGGCCGGCGAACGCATCCAGAGTGTTTATGGGGTCCTCTCCGCGCCCGCTGTTGTGGGAGGCACAGGCCGGACAAACGCTGAGTTTGAGGTCTTCGCCAAGCACTCTTAT CTGTCGTTTATTGTGCGTCTCGTTCCAAGTCCGGACTGGTTTGTGGGAGTGGAGAGCTTTGACCTGTGTGACGGCGACCACTGGAAAAACGACGTGCTGCTGGAGCTTTTCCCATACGACGCAGGAACCGACAGCGGGTTCACCTTCTCTTCTCCCAACTTCGAGACCATGCCACAGGACAAAATCACACAG ATCACTGCTTCCTCCCCTAGCCACCCTGCCAACTCGTTTTACTACCCCCGCCTGAAGCACCTGCCGCCCATTGCCAAGGTACTGCTGACTAAGATCAGGAAGACCAATCAGATCATCAGCCTCCCCGTGGATCCCTCCCAGTCCAACCAACTGCTAACAGGAAACGAGATTGAGGACACACCCATAA ACACCCCTCTGGACTGCGAGGTGTCACTGTGGTCTCCTTGGGGCTTGTGCAAAAGCAAGTGTGGAGACTCCGGCGTGCAGCACCGCACACGCTATGTCGTCATGCACCCAGCGAACAATGGATTCgcttgccccctgctggaggaggagaggaagtgctTACAGGACAACTGTTTATGA